A window of Pararhodobacter sp. genomic DNA:
GCGGCAGGCACTTCGCGTGTCACGCCGTCGACCTCAAGCAGCGCTGTCTTGGGCACCAGATTGGCCAGCGCCCGAATGCCGTCGCGCGCCTTGCCAGCGGCGACGCCTTCCAGAACCTCGCCTACCGCAAAGAGGAACACGACAAGCGCCGCTTCCTCGGCCGCACCGATGAATAGCGCACCAATCGCAGCCACGGTCATCAAGCTTTCAATGCTGAAAGGCTGGCCAAGTCGCAGCGCGGCGAAAGCGCGTCTGGCTACGGGTGCGACACCGATCAGGCAGGCCGCTATGAAAGGCCAAGCCCCAAGCGCCGGGGTCAAGAACTCCACGATCCAAGCCAGCCCCAGAAGCATCGCCGTGAAGATCACCAGCCTGCCCTTGCCTGTCTGATACCAGCTTTTTCCCTTATCGGCAGGATCATCATGAACATGGCCGGGACTGCCGTGGCCGGAATCGGATTTGACAGACGACTTGGGCGAGTGATCATGTTCGTGATCATGAGATTCCTCGGACCCGGCACCCGGCAGAACGAATTCCTTCTTCGCTCCGGCAGTGCGTGTCGCGATCCCGTAGCCAAGAGACTTTACAACACCCTCGATCTTGTCACGACCGGTCTTCGTTTCGTCCAGCCTCAGGCGCAGGCGTTCAGACATCAGGCCCACCTCGACATCGCTGACACCGGGTAGCCGTCCGACAGCGTCCTTGACCTTGCTGGCACAGGATCCGCAATCCATCCCAGAGACCGTCCAGTCGCAGGTTGCTTCGTTCTCAGGGTTTGTCATCGCAGTCCTCTTCAACGGGTCATTGCCTTCATCGAATCAGATATCTAATGTCTCTAGTAACTATAGCTTCAAGGGGAAATTGATGCTGACCATCGGAAAGTTGGGTGCAAGTGCCGGGGTGAAGGTTCCGACCATCCGTTACTATGAACAGATCGGGCTCTTACCAGAGGCGGAACGCAGTTCGGGCAATCAGCGGCTTTATGGCCAGAAGGCATTGGAACGGCTGGCCTTCATCCGACACGCGCGTGACCTCGGCTTCACGCTCGAGGCAATCCGTGACCTGCTCAGCCTGTCGGACAATCCCGACCAGCCCTGCGCCGCCGCAGATGCCATCGCCAAGGCGCAATTGCTCGAGGTGGAAAGCCGCCTTGCACGATTGACGGCCTTGAAGGGGGAGTTGGAGCGCATGATTGTGCAATGCGCGGGCGGGCGGATCGCCGATTGCCGGGTCATTGAGATCCTTGGCGACCATTCCTTGTGTGCGACCGACCATCGCCATCCAAGAGGCGATGAGACGTCATGACGTTGCCAGGAACCCTCGTCGCAGTCTACGCTGCCGCTGCACTGACCGAAATCGCCGGTTGCTTCGCGGTGTGGAGCTGGATGCGGCTCGGCGCAAGCGCGCTGTGGCTCATTCCCGGTCTGGCCAGTCTTGCAGCCTTCGCCTGGCTCCTGACGCTTGCCCCTTCGGATCTCGCCGGACGTGCCTATGCCGCTTATGGTGGCGTCTACATCGCCGCCTCACTGCTCTGGCTCTGGACCGTGGAAGGCCGTCGCCCGGATACATGGGACCTAACTGGAGGCGTGATCTGCCTGATCGGCGCTGCGATTATCCTGTTCGCGCCACGGACTTTTGGGCACTAAAGAACAAGCGAGCGGCGAAGATGAGGGGCATCCCGCAATAGCTTTGAGGCTGGCGCGGCTGTTCCGACCTCGTGAATTGTCCTTTTGAGAGTGGAGGAAGGTCGACCCGAGCATCGTCGCCTTCATGGCTCGGTTCGAAGGAAAAGTTTCCATGGCTCTCGTGTCAGCCTGTGGAAGATCAGACCTAACTGTCGGCTCGGCCAGTGCGCTATTTGTTTACATTGTGTACTCTGCGTGCAGTCGGGCCAGAAAACCAGAATGCCAGAAAGTGCAGTGGCGCAATCCTCGTAGCCGCCAACCGTACGGTAGGAAGGCCGGTACAGGGGACACAGACAACGAGCGTAGCAAGCGACCATTCCCGCCCGATGCGACATCAGTCAGCGTGACCATCTCCCAGTTGCTCGACCGCGCCACCAGATTCATCTTCACTTGTCCACAGGATCGTGAGCGGCGCTCACTTGCCTCGAATCGGAACCCGATGCAGTTTGCACGCAAGAGGCGAGCAGGCTTCAACCAAAAGCGAATCAGGTCTACCGGAACATCCGTTTAGGCGACGAGAGGCGTTTCAGCGCCCGAGATGTCGTTGTGTCCGATCACTTACCCCGCACCGTCAAGGCGCGGGCCGCAGGCGGTTTGAGCACAGCAAATCCTCGTTTCTTTTGAGGATGTTTTAGCAATGGCATTGCCACCCCGCGTATTTTTCTCTTTGCACGAGACGTCAGCTCGTTGGGGCTGCAACATTGCGGATATCGCGGGATGGGCCGAAATCGGCAAGTTCCGGATTCTCACGGGAATCTCGCCCGTCCGATGTGGCGACGAGATCGTTTCTGGCAAAGTGGTTTTATCCCCCATGGAACTGCTTCCGCTCTTCCGACGTTGCGGCACGGGCCCGACCGAAGGAAATATTCGGCGCATACAACCTGCAGGACAGGATCACTGGCTCCTGATCACCGATCCAGCGGGCGGCATTCCGGTGACAATCGCAGACATGCTGATCCTGGCCGAGGAGGTTCATGCCTTCGAGGACGAGCATGACATGGTGCGGCGGATCGCGACTGGGCCCGGCGTTTCATCCCCTTACGATTGGGATGGCATGAACGTCGCCCTGATCCAGCGTATTCATGACAGCGGGCTTCCCGCCACGCAGTCAGAACTGGTCGCCGAAATGCAGGACTGGTTCGACGAACGCTCGGATGGCACCAAGATCCCCGACAGCCGCAGCATCCGGCGCAGGATTACGCCAGTGTGGAAGGCGTTGCGACGGGAAGAGACGTGACGAACCGGGCCATTACTGACCCCTCCGCGCTGGGCCGGATCACGCGGAATGCCTGTCGCCCCGTGCCTCCGCATCATGAACCAGTCGGGGCTTCGGTCGGAACGCACTGGCCACAGCGTCAACACCCGCCCGCAATGGCGAGTCCATCAAGTGTGCGTAACGCAAAGTGGTCTGTGTCTGGCTGTGGCCCAGCAGCTTGCCGATCATTTCCAGCGACGCCCCGCCACTGACCAGCAGCGATGCAAACGTATGGCGCAGATCGTGGATGTGCACGTCCAGCAAGCCCGTCTGCTTTTGGATCTGCGCCCAGAACCGGCGCACTTCCTGAACCGGCTGGCCCGGCGTGTCACCCGGGAAGAGCCACGGCGTGCCGCTCGGCACTAAAAGCTGGCGCTGACGCACAATGGCGGCAGTCTCATCAGAGATCGGCACACGATGCACGCGGCGCTGTTTTGTCATGGTCGGCGGCTTCGACCAACTCAGGTGCTCGAGGTTGAACTGCTCGAACCGGGCCTGCCGCGCCTCGCCCAGCCGCGCGCCCGTCAACATACACACCCGAATGATAT
This region includes:
- a CDS encoding MerR family transcriptional regulator; this encodes MLTIGKLGASAGVKVPTIRYYEQIGLLPEAERSSGNQRLYGQKALERLAFIRHARDLGFTLEAIRDLLSLSDNPDQPCAAADAIAKAQLLEVESRLARLTALKGELERMIVQCAGGRIADCRVIEILGDHSLCATDHRHPRGDETS
- a CDS encoding YnfA family protein, which encodes MTLPGTLVAVYAAAALTEIAGCFAVWSWMRLGASALWLIPGLASLAAFAWLLTLAPSDLAGRAYAAYGGVYIAASLLWLWTVEGRRPDTWDLTGGVICLIGAAIILFAPRTFGH